A stretch of Longimicrobium terrae DNA encodes these proteins:
- a CDS encoding class I SAM-dependent methyltransferase, with protein MPPVSTDQVVAMYSRYPYPTPVVGGGLSYDVANLFSLLCGGDALEGSSVLDAGCGTGQRAVGFAQRYPGARVRGMDAVEPALNVARELATRHAVKNVAFTRGDIMKLEMGETFDFIISTGVVHHLEDPRRGLHNLCRHLSPDGVICVWVYHPFGEMERLIGRELLQTLWGADRGDLAEGQRVMEQLQLRLGAGRYGHGADASQPASRRGQLSADADAFMHPIVHAYRFGQAMDLFRDSGVEWVAVNGINTPEVMKLVDLDGVEDAGREFCLRAEDLFQSGDLARRFDALPRTERYRAIELLMKPTGFTLVAGRGNAAARLTARIAGNAVPTGELPAPDEGIFRV; from the coding sequence ATGCCGCCGGTAAGCACCGACCAAGTCGTCGCCATGTATTCCCGCTATCCCTATCCCACCCCGGTGGTGGGCGGGGGCTTGTCGTACGACGTGGCCAACCTGTTTTCCCTGCTGTGCGGCGGCGACGCGCTGGAGGGGAGCAGCGTTCTGGACGCCGGGTGCGGCACGGGGCAGCGGGCCGTGGGCTTTGCGCAGCGCTACCCCGGCGCGCGGGTGCGGGGGATGGACGCGGTGGAGCCCGCGCTCAACGTGGCCCGCGAGCTGGCCACCCGGCACGCAGTAAAGAACGTCGCCTTCACCCGCGGCGACATCATGAAGCTGGAGATGGGGGAAACGTTCGACTTCATCATCTCCACCGGCGTGGTGCACCACCTGGAGGACCCCCGGCGCGGGCTGCACAACCTCTGCCGCCACCTGTCGCCGGACGGGGTGATCTGCGTGTGGGTCTATCACCCCTTTGGCGAGATGGAGCGCCTGATCGGCCGGGAGCTGCTGCAGACGCTGTGGGGCGCGGACCGCGGCGACCTGGCCGAAGGGCAGCGGGTGATGGAACAGCTTCAGCTGCGGCTGGGCGCCGGGCGCTACGGCCACGGTGCGGACGCATCGCAGCCCGCCTCGCGCCGCGGCCAGCTGTCCGCGGACGCCGACGCCTTCATGCACCCCATCGTGCACGCGTACCGTTTCGGACAGGCCATGGACCTGTTCCGCGACAGCGGCGTGGAGTGGGTGGCCGTCAACGGCATCAACACGCCGGAAGTGATGAAGCTGGTGGACCTGGACGGGGTGGAAGACGCCGGCCGCGAGTTCTGCCTGCGCGCCGAAGACCTGTTCCAGAGCGGCGACCTGGCCCGCCGCTTTGACGCGCTCCCGCGCACGGAGCGCTACCGCGCGATCGAACTGCTGATGAAGCCCACCGGGTTCACCCTGGTGGCCGGGCGCGGCAACGCGGCCGCCAGACTCACCGCGCGCATCGCGGGCAACGCCGTCCCCACGGGCGAACTGCCGGCCCCGGACGAGGGCATCTTCCGCGTCTGA
- the argH gene encoding argininosuccinate lyase, with translation MESTGRIRRQLDPRARPIVFGDQVDGALRDEFPHYLRIDRAHLVMLVEQGILPAQSARRLLGAMAELEADDYAALRGRAAPRGLYLLYENHLIERLGDRDGGAVHLARSRNDINATVLRLRLRPVVDGLAREVLRLAAALLRGAERHAEMVMPIYTHHQAALPVTWGHYLSGVAAALLRDAEGIEAAAAELERCPLGAGAAGGTTVPIDTERTAALLGFRRGVLHSLDAVASRDLVLRLLSAAAVLGVTLSRLATDLQLWSTAEFGLIAFPDELVGSSSMMPQKRNAFLLEHVQGRAGAPLGAFSAAAMSMHATPFSNSVAVGTEGVRPLWNALQQVTEAALLARLCVAGAQPRPDAMRRRAVEGFTPATELANRLVLGSDLSFRQAHHRVGELVAAAAEGGEPMAASAERCFAELGALFDAAWLDPARVAASAAYGGGPAPSSLRRVLAELRAAWGAAASRVRERSRRWRRGDAALDAAVAAVLAGTHPAGSAASTQSTASTASTASTASTASTASPMQERVHGA, from the coding sequence ATGGAAAGCACCGGACGCATCCGCCGGCAGCTGGACCCGCGCGCGCGCCCCATCGTCTTTGGCGACCAGGTGGACGGCGCCCTGCGCGACGAGTTTCCGCACTACCTGCGCATCGACCGCGCGCACTTGGTGATGCTGGTGGAGCAGGGGATCCTCCCCGCGCAATCCGCCCGCCGGCTGCTGGGGGCGATGGCGGAGCTGGAGGCGGATGACTATGCGGCGCTGCGGGGCCGGGCCGCGCCGCGCGGGCTGTATCTGCTGTACGAAAACCACCTGATCGAGCGGCTGGGCGACCGCGACGGCGGCGCCGTGCACCTGGCCCGCTCGCGCAACGACATCAACGCCACCGTGCTGCGGCTGCGGCTGCGCCCCGTGGTGGACGGCCTCGCGCGCGAGGTGCTGCGCCTGGCCGCCGCGCTGCTGCGGGGCGCGGAACGGCACGCGGAGATGGTGATGCCCATCTACACGCACCACCAGGCGGCGCTCCCCGTGACCTGGGGCCACTACCTGTCCGGCGTGGCCGCGGCGCTGCTGCGCGACGCGGAAGGGATCGAGGCCGCCGCGGCGGAGCTGGAGCGCTGCCCGCTGGGCGCCGGCGCCGCGGGGGGGACGACGGTCCCGATCGACACGGAGCGCACCGCGGCGCTGCTGGGATTCCGGCGCGGCGTGCTGCACTCGCTGGACGCCGTGGCCTCGCGCGACCTGGTGCTGCGGCTGCTTTCCGCGGCCGCCGTCCTGGGGGTGACGCTCAGCCGCCTCGCCACGGACCTGCAGCTGTGGAGCACGGCGGAGTTCGGGCTGATCGCCTTTCCCGACGAGCTGGTGGGGAGCAGCTCCATGATGCCGCAGAAGCGCAACGCCTTTCTGCTGGAGCACGTGCAGGGGCGGGCGGGGGCCCCGCTGGGCGCATTCAGCGCCGCCGCCATGTCCATGCACGCCACGCCGTTCAGCAACTCCGTGGCGGTGGGCACGGAGGGCGTGCGGCCGCTGTGGAACGCGCTGCAGCAGGTGACGGAGGCCGCGCTCCTGGCGCGGCTGTGCGTGGCCGGCGCGCAGCCCCGGCCGGACGCCATGCGCCGCCGCGCGGTGGAAGGATTCACCCCCGCCACGGAGCTGGCCAACCGGCTGGTGCTGGGGTCGGACCTTTCCTTTCGCCAGGCGCACCACCGCGTGGGCGAGCTGGTGGCCGCCGCGGCGGAGGGCGGCGAGCCCATGGCCGCTTCCGCGGAGCGCTGCTTTGCGGAGCTCGGCGCGCTCTTCGACGCCGCGTGGCTGGACCCCGCGCGGGTGGCCGCGTCCGCCGCGTACGGCGGCGGGCCCGCGCCCTCTTCACTGCGCCGCGTTCTGGCGGAGCTGCGGGCCGCGTGGGGCGCCGCCGCCAGCCGCGTGCGCGAGCGGTCGCGCCGCTGGCGGCGGGGAGACGCGGCGCTGGACGCGGCCGTGGCCGCGGTGCTGGCGGGAACGCATCCGGCCGGATCGGCCGCGTCGACCCAATCGACCGCATCGACCGCATCGACCGCATCGACCGCATCGACCGCATCGACCGCATCGCCGATGCAGGAGCGGGTGCATGGAGCGTGA
- a CDS encoding ATP-grasp domain-containing protein: protein MTRDAVLFIESNTSGTGRLFVRAAREMGLRPVLVTAAPAKYAYLAEADAPEVVVLPRVDDAALDELVRARFGGGAAVAGVTSSSEYWIATAAALAARLGLAGPDAAAVHAARDKSHQRRVLGAGGVGVPAWRAVDRVADAVAAAREIGFPVVLKPVGGSGSVGVRACADAGETERHAAALLESGDGGRVLVEALVEGAEFSVEMFSRRVVGITRKHLGAPPAFVETGHDYPAALSAGDAAALESAVVRGTELLGLGWGPLHWELRMRGGEAVVMEVNPRLAGGFIPELVRHAQGIDLIRQTLRLVVGLAPDLAPSAHRHASIRFLFAPGDGPLAGVVGMDAARGMSGVVDAALYRALGDVLEVRGDFRDRIGHVVALGETEDDSASAAERARGAVRVVIGRPAALGVG from the coding sequence GTGACCCGCGACGCGGTCCTCTTCATCGAAAGCAACACCAGCGGCACCGGGCGCCTGTTCGTCCGCGCCGCGCGGGAGATGGGGCTGCGGCCGGTGCTGGTGACCGCCGCGCCGGCGAAGTACGCGTATCTGGCGGAGGCGGACGCCCCGGAGGTCGTCGTCCTCCCCCGTGTGGACGACGCGGCGCTGGACGAACTGGTGCGCGCGCGCTTCGGCGGCGGCGCGGCGGTGGCGGGGGTCACCAGCAGCTCCGAGTACTGGATCGCCACGGCGGCGGCGCTGGCGGCCCGGCTGGGGCTGGCCGGGCCGGACGCGGCCGCCGTGCACGCCGCGCGCGACAAGTCGCACCAGCGGCGGGTGCTGGGGGCGGGCGGGGTGGGCGTTCCCGCCTGGCGCGCGGTGGATCGCGTGGCGGACGCGGTCGCGGCGGCGCGGGAAATCGGCTTTCCCGTCGTGCTCAAGCCCGTGGGCGGCAGCGGCAGCGTGGGCGTCCGCGCCTGCGCCGATGCGGGTGAGACGGAGCGCCACGCGGCCGCGCTGCTGGAGTCCGGCGACGGCGGGCGGGTGCTGGTGGAGGCGCTGGTGGAGGGCGCCGAGTTCTCGGTGGAGATGTTCAGCCGGCGCGTGGTGGGGATCACCCGCAAGCACCTGGGCGCGCCGCCCGCCTTTGTGGAGACGGGGCACGACTACCCCGCCGCCCTGTCCGCGGGGGACGCCGCGGCGCTGGAGTCCGCCGTCGTGCGCGGCACGGAGCTGCTGGGGCTGGGATGGGGGCCGCTGCACTGGGAGCTGCGGATGCGTGGCGGCGAGGCGGTGGTGATGGAGGTCAATCCGCGGCTGGCGGGCGGCTTCATTCCCGAGCTGGTGCGCCACGCGCAGGGGATCGATCTGATCCGACAGACGCTGCGGCTGGTGGTGGGGCTGGCACCGGACCTCGCGCCCTCCGCGCACCGCCACGCCTCCATCCGCTTCCTGTTCGCCCCGGGGGACGGGCCGCTGGCGGGGGTGGTGGGGATGGACGCCGCGCGCGGGATGTCCGGCGTGGTGGACGCGGCGCTCTACCGCGCCCTGGGGGACGTGCTGGAGGTGCGCGGCGACTTTCGCGACCGCATCGGCCACGTGGTCGCCCTGGGGGAGACGGAGGACGATTCGGCCTCCGCGGCGGAGCGGGCGCGCGGCGCCGTCCGCGTGGTGATCGGCCGGCCCGCGGCGCTGGGGGTGGGGTGA
- a CDS encoding ATP-binding cassette domain-containing protein: MEQQSKALIRLEGVTKVFYTDEVETHALANVHLEVREGEYLAIAGPSGGGKTTLLSILGLLDSPTGGEYQLNGHSVARLTAAQRAHIRNREIGFVFQAFNLIGDLSVQENVELPLTYRKMPAAERKQRVLEALERVGMAHRVNHYPAQLSGGQQQRVAVARAIAGKPSVLLADEPTGNLDSVNGESVMALLRELHQEGATVCMVTHDPRYAEHAERTVHLFDGQIVRDERAGAAAAERHASAAL, encoded by the coding sequence GTGGAACAGCAATCCAAGGCCCTCATCCGGCTCGAGGGCGTGACCAAGGTATTCTACACCGACGAGGTGGAGACGCACGCGCTGGCCAACGTGCACCTGGAGGTGCGCGAGGGAGAATACCTGGCCATCGCCGGGCCGTCGGGCGGCGGCAAGACCACGCTGCTTTCCATCCTGGGCCTGCTGGACAGCCCCACCGGCGGCGAGTACCAGCTGAACGGGCACTCGGTGGCCCGGCTGACGGCCGCGCAGCGCGCCCACATCCGCAACCGCGAAATCGGCTTCGTCTTTCAGGCCTTCAACCTGATCGGCGACCTGAGCGTGCAGGAAAACGTGGAACTGCCGCTGACCTACCGGAAGATGCCGGCGGCGGAGCGCAAGCAGCGCGTGCTGGAGGCGCTGGAGCGGGTGGGGATGGCGCACCGGGTGAACCACTATCCCGCGCAGCTTTCCGGTGGTCAGCAGCAGCGCGTGGCCGTGGCGCGCGCAATCGCGGGCAAGCCCAGCGTGCTGCTGGCGGACGAACCGACGGGCAACCTGGACTCGGTGAACGGCGAGTCGGTGATGGCGCTGCTGCGCGAGCTGCACCAGGAAGGCGCCACCGTCTGCATGGTGACGCACGATCCCCGCTACGCCGAGCACGCCGAGCGCACCGTGCACCTGTTCGACGGGCAGATCGTGCGCGACGAGCGCGCCGGCGCCGCCGCTGCGGAGCGCCACGCGTCCGCCGCGCTCTGA
- a CDS encoding pyridoxal-phosphate dependent enzyme, whose product MSTAVIHANIVDAIALPRIVWLRPNLIGLAFTLMKLLPARHIVRKAGESGELRPGGLIAETTSGTFGLALAMVARLQGHPLFLVSDPAIDAPLKRRLEDLGATVHIVDKAGASGGYQQARLEVLERVLRENPGSFCPRQYTNPHNPESYAPCAEQLSHAAGAVDCLIGSVGSGGSVCGISSYLRLLGPELEVVGVDTHRSVLFGQSDAGSGRLLRGLGNSLMPANVDHTAFDQVHWVGAAEAFRATRELHRGHSLFMGPTSGAAYLVADWWARRNPDRLGAVILPDEGYRYLDTVYDDAWLEAQGARLDVLPREPVEWDHPHDGTDPWAFYQWGRRTHAGVMGGAARLQGVPS is encoded by the coding sequence GTGAGTACAGCCGTCATCCACGCCAACATCGTGGACGCCATCGCCCTCCCCCGCATCGTGTGGCTGCGCCCCAACCTGATCGGGCTGGCGTTCACCCTCATGAAGCTGCTTCCCGCGCGCCACATCGTGCGCAAGGCGGGCGAATCGGGCGAGCTGCGCCCCGGCGGGCTGATCGCCGAAACCACCTCGGGCACCTTTGGCCTGGCGCTGGCCATGGTGGCGCGCCTGCAGGGGCACCCGCTCTTTCTGGTGAGCGACCCCGCCATCGACGCGCCGCTCAAGCGCCGGCTGGAGGACCTGGGCGCCACGGTGCACATCGTGGACAAGGCCGGCGCGTCCGGCGGCTACCAGCAGGCGCGGCTGGAGGTGCTGGAGCGGGTGCTGCGCGAAAACCCGGGCTCGTTCTGCCCGCGCCAGTACACCAATCCGCACAACCCGGAAAGCTACGCCCCCTGCGCCGAGCAGCTTTCGCACGCCGCCGGCGCGGTGGACTGCCTGATCGGCTCGGTGGGCTCCGGTGGCTCGGTGTGCGGCATCTCGTCGTACCTGCGGCTGCTGGGCCCGGAGCTGGAGGTGGTGGGGGTGGATACGCACCGCAGCGTGCTGTTCGGGCAGAGCGACGCGGGAAGCGGGCGCCTGCTGCGCGGGCTGGGCAACAGCCTGATGCCCGCCAACGTGGACCACACCGCGTTCGACCAGGTGCACTGGGTGGGCGCGGCCGAGGCGTTCCGCGCCACGCGCGAACTGCACCGCGGCCATTCGCTCTTCATGGGCCCCACCAGCGGCGCGGCGTACCTGGTGGCGGACTGGTGGGCGCGCCGCAACCCGGACCGGCTGGGCGCGGTGATCCTTCCGGATGAAGGCTACCGCTACCTGGACACCGTGTACGACGACGCCTGGCTGGAGGCGCAGGGCGCGCGGCTGGACGTGCTTCCCCGCGAGCCGGTGGAGTGGGACCATCCGCACGACGGCACCGATCCGTGGGCCTTTTATCAGTGGGGCCGGCGCACGCACGCCGGGGTGATGGGCGGCGCGGCGCGGCTGCAGGGGGTGCCGTCGTGA
- a CDS encoding HlyD family efflux transporter periplasmic adaptor subunit, producing MDIPRAPRTTPRRYVIGGAVAMVLAVATVALARMEPAAPKLDGASVWTDTVKRGTMMREVRGPGTLVPEQIRWVSAVTAGRVERILVQPGMTVQPGTPLLVLSNADVQRDALEAQRQLVGAEADKTTLGATLENQRLTQEAAVATVRADQREAERQAVANRELAGRGLISRMELQRSEDRAEELSSRLRVEEQRLRFLSQSMRDQLSAQQTQVERLRGLSDFQRGYVESMRVLAGTDGVVRELPLQEGQWVTPGSPLAVVVRPGRLKAQLRIPETQARDLVVGQTARIDTRNGIAQGRVSRIDPAVQDGSVTVDVTLEGELPRGARPDLSVDGVIEIERIPNVLYVDRPAYGQAGGTLGMFRVEEGGRTAARTDVRLGRSSVNTVEVLSGLREGDVVILSDMTAWDRSKKVRLR from the coding sequence GTGGATATTCCGCGCGCTCCCAGAACCACCCCCCGCCGCTATGTGATCGGTGGCGCCGTCGCCATGGTGCTGGCGGTGGCCACCGTGGCCCTGGCCCGCATGGAGCCGGCCGCGCCCAAGCTGGACGGCGCATCCGTGTGGACGGACACCGTCAAGCGCGGCACCATGATGCGCGAGGTGCGCGGCCCCGGCACGCTGGTTCCCGAGCAGATCCGCTGGGTGTCGGCCGTGACCGCCGGCCGCGTGGAGCGCATTCTGGTGCAGCCCGGCATGACGGTGCAGCCCGGAACGCCGCTGCTGGTGCTGAGCAACGCCGACGTGCAGCGCGACGCGCTGGAGGCGCAGCGCCAGCTGGTGGGCGCCGAGGCCGACAAGACCACCCTGGGCGCCACGCTGGAAAACCAGCGCCTTACGCAGGAGGCCGCCGTGGCCACCGTGCGCGCCGACCAGCGCGAGGCCGAGCGCCAGGCCGTAGCCAACCGTGAGCTGGCCGGCCGGGGTCTGATCTCGCGCATGGAGCTGCAGCGCTCCGAAGACCGCGCCGAAGAGCTGTCCAGCCGCCTGCGGGTGGAAGAGCAGCGCCTGCGCTTTCTTTCGCAGAGCATGCGCGACCAGCTTTCCGCCCAGCAGACGCAGGTGGAGCGGCTGCGCGGCCTGTCGGACTTTCAGCGCGGATACGTGGAAAGCATGCGCGTGCTGGCCGGCACCGACGGCGTGGTGCGCGAGCTTCCCCTGCAGGAAGGGCAGTGGGTGACGCCGGGATCGCCGCTGGCGGTCGTCGTGCGCCCCGGCCGCCTCAAGGCGCAGCTCCGCATTCCCGAAACGCAGGCGCGCGACCTGGTGGTGGGCCAGACGGCCCGCATCGACACGCGCAACGGAATCGCCCAGGGCCGCGTGTCGCGCATCGATCCGGCCGTGCAGGATGGCTCCGTCACCGTCGACGTCACGCTGGAGGGCGAGCTGCCGCGCGGCGCCCGCCCCGACCTGAGCGTGGACGGGGTGATCGAGATCGAGCGCATTCCCAACGTGCTGTACGTGGACCGCCCGGCGTACGGGCAGGCCGGCGGCACCCTGGGAATGTTCCGGGTGGAAGAGGGCGGCCGCACCGCCGCCCGCACCGACGTGCGCCTGGGCCGCAGCTCCGTGAACACCGTCGAGGTGCTCAGCGGGCTGCGCGAGGGCGACGTGGTGATTCTGTCGGACATGACCGCGTGGGACCGCTCCAAGAAGGTCCGCCTGCGCTGA
- a CDS encoding class I SAM-dependent methyltransferase, with protein sequence MQTTVRDQDAQSLALATGDAEVDGLNAEFYGAIRYPGPPMSFERLADARFWADALDHDIGRAGRPVLPVEGARVWVAGCGTNQAVITALMFPGARVVGSDLSAASLEMAERSAGQLGVQNLELRRESIHEAGYQAEFDYVICTGVIHHTADPGRTLAHLSAALRPGGVMQLMVYNRYHRTLSTAFQKAMRALLGDSGYAYERELEMARRFVHHFTPPENAVGGAANMGAWLAGYRSAPDAQLADSLIQPVEHSFTVESLDSLAQGAGLELLTPFPNPFDAAKGTLHWEMELGDPELQRGYDELPDARRWQVTNLLSMEGSPMLWFYLQRQDSPESRRSTRELCEAFLAGRYVRAATTRGMHLVGPGGVYAAEPSQQMPFPVWRGKGDAKRVFDALDPRETMEETMRRLGIDTADPRTVNRLRVQLASSAYPFLRPA encoded by the coding sequence ATGCAGACCACCGTGCGCGACCAGGACGCCCAGAGCCTTGCCCTGGCCACGGGGGACGCCGAGGTGGATGGGCTGAACGCCGAGTTCTACGGCGCCATCCGCTACCCCGGCCCGCCCATGTCCTTTGAGCGGCTCGCCGACGCGCGCTTCTGGGCCGACGCACTGGACCACGACATCGGCCGCGCCGGCCGCCCCGTGCTTCCCGTGGAGGGCGCGCGGGTGTGGGTGGCCGGGTGCGGAACCAACCAGGCCGTCATCACCGCGCTCATGTTTCCCGGCGCGCGGGTGGTGGGCTCTGACCTGTCCGCCGCCTCGCTGGAGATGGCGGAGCGCAGCGCCGGCCAGCTTGGCGTGCAGAACCTGGAACTGCGGCGCGAAAGCATTCACGAGGCTGGCTACCAGGCCGAGTTCGACTACGTCATCTGCACGGGCGTCATCCACCACACGGCCGACCCCGGCCGCACGCTGGCGCACCTGTCCGCCGCGCTGCGTCCGGGCGGGGTCATGCAGCTGATGGTCTACAACCGCTACCACCGCACGCTGAGCACCGCGTTCCAGAAGGCCATGCGCGCGCTGCTGGGCGACTCCGGCTACGCGTACGAGCGCGAGCTGGAGATGGCCCGCCGCTTCGTCCATCACTTCACCCCGCCGGAGAACGCGGTGGGCGGGGCGGCGAACATGGGCGCGTGGCTGGCCGGCTACCGCTCCGCGCCGGACGCGCAGCTGGCGGATTCCCTCATCCAGCCGGTGGAGCACAGCTTTACGGTGGAGTCGCTGGACTCACTGGCGCAGGGCGCGGGGCTGGAGCTGCTGACCCCCTTTCCCAACCCGTTCGACGCCGCTAAGGGCACGCTGCACTGGGAGATGGAGCTGGGCGATCCGGAGCTGCAGCGCGGCTACGACGAGCTTCCCGACGCGCGGCGGTGGCAGGTGACCAACCTGCTGTCGATGGAGGGCTCGCCCATGCTCTGGTTCTACCTGCAGCGCCAGGATTCGCCCGAGTCGCGCCGCTCTACCCGGGAGCTGTGCGAGGCCTTTCTGGCCGGGCGCTACGTCCGCGCCGCCACCACGCGGGGGATGCACCTGGTCGGCCCGGGCGGCGTGTACGCCGCTGAGCCCAGCCAGCAGATGCCGTTTCCCGTCTGGCGCGGCAAGGGCGACGCGAAGCGTGTGTTCGACGCGCTGGATCCGCGCGAGACGATGGAGGAGACGATGCGGCGGCTGGGGATCGACACCGCCGACCCGCGGACGGTGAACCGGCTGCGCGTTCAGCTGGCCTCCTCCGCCTATCCGTTCCTGCGCCCGGCGTAG
- a CDS encoding ABC transporter permease, whose product MDTLLQDLRYALRTLRRSPGFALVAVFTLALGIGLNTAIFSVVNGVLLRPLPFRDPDQLVRLHHTHPEKAAEGGPFSPQDLEDLQAGATGFEALAGYLYQAGDAALNLTSNGEPAQVQASHVSKEFFPVMGVNAALGRTLRPEENVPGADRVVVLSDAMWRGRFNADRSLVGRTITLQGEPFTVVGVMPPSFSFPATEVEAWVPISLIGEDDIPRERGLRWMNVVGRLRPGTSPEAALGSVNAVLARLAAEHTDTNEGWGRARLETLRDSVVGPVRPALLVLLGTVVLVLLVACANLANLLLARASARERELAVRTAMGAGRGRLVRQMLTESLVLALMGGVLGLLLAVVGVRALLRLSAGTIPRPEEVGIDARVAVFALLLSIVTAVLFGMVPALRAARGSTSDTLRDGGRGGSERRGGTTRAVLVMAQTAAAMVLLVGAGLLVKSFWKLVSVDPGFRSEQVLLASLEIPEDRYDGLAKNVYRNELIRTLGELPGVNAVGAAKTQPLQGGGEAYEFTLPGRTGADATMSPASGTLIVSPGYFSALGIPLLRGRTFEANDDLEESPAVLMIDQAASRRYWPGADPVGQTVSLGETPFTIIGVVGDVRTEGLAADPQPTVYFPFGVAPRSATQLFIRTSGDPALMAAAVRKAIHGVDPLQPLAEVRPLSSAMADTVAQPRFFTILLTLFGGVAVLLAALGLYGVVAYTVTRRKTEIGIRMALGARSRDVVQMVVGRSALPTGAGILVGAFGALLLTRLMASMLFQVRPADPATFIGAALLLGVVALVASWLPARGAARIEPTQALRAD is encoded by the coding sequence ATGGACACCCTGCTGCAGGACCTTCGCTACGCGCTGCGCACGCTGCGCCGCTCCCCCGGCTTTGCGCTGGTGGCGGTGTTCACCCTGGCCCTGGGCATCGGGCTCAACACCGCCATCTTCAGCGTGGTGAACGGGGTGCTGCTGCGGCCCCTGCCGTTCCGCGACCCGGACCAGCTGGTGCGGCTGCACCACACGCACCCCGAAAAGGCGGCGGAGGGCGGCCCCTTCAGCCCGCAGGACCTGGAAGACCTGCAGGCCGGGGCTACCGGCTTCGAGGCGCTGGCCGGCTACCTGTACCAGGCCGGCGACGCGGCGCTCAACCTCACCAGCAACGGCGAGCCGGCGCAGGTGCAGGCTTCGCACGTGTCCAAGGAGTTCTTTCCCGTCATGGGAGTGAACGCCGCCCTGGGCCGCACGCTGCGCCCGGAGGAGAACGTTCCCGGCGCGGACCGCGTCGTGGTGCTGAGCGACGCCATGTGGCGCGGCCGCTTCAACGCCGACCGCTCGCTGGTGGGGCGCACCATCACCCTGCAGGGCGAGCCGTTCACCGTGGTCGGGGTGATGCCGCCCAGCTTCTCATTCCCCGCCACGGAGGTGGAGGCGTGGGTCCCCATCTCGCTGATCGGGGAAGACGACATTCCGCGTGAGCGCGGGCTGCGGTGGATGAACGTGGTGGGGCGGCTGCGTCCGGGCACCTCGCCCGAGGCGGCGCTGGGATCGGTGAACGCGGTGCTGGCGCGCCTGGCCGCGGAGCACACCGACACCAACGAGGGATGGGGACGCGCCCGGCTGGAAACGCTGCGCGACAGCGTGGTGGGCCCGGTGCGGCCGGCGCTGCTGGTGCTGCTGGGCACCGTGGTTCTCGTCCTCCTGGTGGCGTGCGCCAACCTCGCCAACCTGCTTCTGGCCCGCGCCTCGGCGCGCGAGCGCGAGCTGGCCGTGCGCACCGCCATGGGCGCCGGGCGGGGCCGGCTGGTGCGCCAGATGCTCACCGAAAGCCTCGTGCTGGCACTGATGGGCGGCGTGCTGGGGCTGTTGCTGGCGGTGGTGGGCGTCCGCGCGCTGCTGCGGCTGAGCGCGGGCACCATCCCCCGTCCGGAAGAGGTGGGGATCGACGCGCGCGTGGCCGTCTTTGCCCTCCTCCTTTCCATCGTCACTGCCGTCCTTTTCGGGATGGTGCCGGCGCTGCGCGCGGCCCGCGGCTCCACCTCCGACACGCTGCGCGACGGCGGGCGCGGCGGCAGCGAGCGCCGCGGCGGCACCACCCGCGCCGTGCTGGTGATGGCGCAGACCGCCGCCGCCATGGTGCTGCTGGTGGGCGCCGGGCTGCTGGTGAAGTCGTTCTGGAAGCTGGTGTCGGTGGATCCCGGCTTCCGCTCGGAGCAGGTGCTGCTGGCCTCGCTGGAGATTCCGGAAGACCGCTACGACGGGCTGGCCAAGAACGTCTACCGCAACGAGCTCATCCGCACGCTGGGGGAGCTTCCCGGGGTGAACGCGGTGGGCGCGGCCAAGACGCAGCCGCTGCAGGGCGGGGGAGAGGCGTACGAGTTCACCCTTCCCGGCCGCACCGGGGCCGACGCCACCATGAGCCCCGCGTCGGGCACGCTCATCGTGAGCCCGGGCTACTTTTCCGCGCTGGGCATTCCGCTGCTGCGCGGCCGTACGTTCGAGGCCAACGACGACCTGGAAGAATCGCCCGCGGTGCTGATGATTGACCAGGCGGCGTCGCGCCGCTACTGGCCGGGCGCGGACCCGGTGGGGCAGACGGTGAGCCTGGGCGAAACGCCGTTCACCATCATCGGCGTGGTGGGCGACGTGCGCACCGAGGGATTGGCCGCCGATCCGCAGCCCACCGTGTACTTTCCCTTCGGCGTGGCGCCGCGCTCCGCCACCCAGCTGTTCATCCGCACCTCCGGCGACCCGGCGCTGATGGCGGCCGCCGTCCGCAAGGCCATCCACGGCGTGGACCCGCTGCAGCCGCTGGCCGAGGTGCGCCCGCTGAGCAGCGCCATGGCCGACACGGTGGCGCAGCCGCGCTTCTTCACCATCCTGCTCACGCTGTTCGGCGGGGTGGCGGTGCTGCTGGCGGCGCTGGGGCTGTACGGCGTCGTCGCCTACACGGTCACGCGCCGCAAGACGGAGATCGGCATCCGCATGGCGCTGGGCGCGCGCTCTCGCGACGTGGTGCAGATGGTGGTGGGTCGCTCGGCGCTGCCCACCGGCGCCGGAATCCTGGTGGGCGCGTTCGGCGCGCTGCTGCTCACCCGGCTGATGGCGTCCATGCTCTTTCAGGTGCGCCCGGCGGACCCGGCCACCTTTATCGGCGCGGCGCTGCTGCTGGGCGTGGTGGCGCTGGTGGCCAGCTGGCTTCCCGCTCGCGGCGCCGCCCGCATCGAGCCCACGCAGGCGTTGCGCGCGGACTGA